In Simplicispira sp. 125, one DNA window encodes the following:
- a CDS encoding nitrite/sulfite reductase has protein sequence MYQYTDFDKKFVQLRAEQFRDQLERWERGELTDEQLLPLRLQNGWYIQRYAPMARIAVPYGEISSTQLRTLAHIAREYDKPAPELLAHAQATQDALQDAQPGATLAAPPLRYGYGHFTTRTNVQFNWIPLHRAADVMDLLASVSMHGIQTSGNDIRNITCDALEGIAEDSIVDTRPFAEITRQWSSLHPEFSYLPRKFKIAFNGAEEDRAAIGWYDIGLQARRAEDGSVGFTMKVGGGMGRTPIIGSVVREFLPWDQLLNYIEAVVRTYNSYGRRDNKWKARIKILVKSEGQKFIDAVEKEYQDIVNLDGAPHTITQAELDRVTSHFVVPELKATNLPSKVNTQGQLYQRWLQQNVRGHKLPGLKTVTLSFKRPGFATGDADADTLEALAQLAEQFSAGEARLTHEQNLMLPWVHEGDLPALYEAARALGLAQPNIGLLTDMIICPGGDFCSLANARSLHIGAAVTDRYQDLDELFDLGPIDLHMSGCINSCGHHHSGHIGILGVDKDGKEWYQITLGGSDGTDLSGPAIGGKVVGPSFTAAEVPDVIEALLATFRALRKPGEFFIDALRRLGHDPFKQAANAARRPKADQEALAEQD, from the coding sequence ATGTACCAATACACCGACTTCGACAAGAAATTCGTTCAGCTGCGCGCCGAGCAGTTCCGCGACCAGCTTGAGCGCTGGGAGCGTGGTGAACTGACCGACGAACAGCTTTTGCCACTGCGCCTGCAAAACGGCTGGTACATCCAGCGCTACGCGCCCATGGCGCGCATTGCCGTGCCCTATGGCGAAATCAGCAGCACGCAACTGCGCACGCTGGCCCACATTGCGCGCGAGTACGACAAGCCCGCACCTGAACTGCTGGCACACGCCCAGGCCACACAAGACGCATTGCAGGACGCGCAGCCCGGCGCAACGCTGGCCGCACCGCCGCTGCGCTACGGCTACGGCCACTTCACCACGCGCACCAATGTGCAATTCAACTGGATTCCCCTCCACCGCGCGGCCGACGTGATGGACCTGCTGGCCAGTGTCTCCATGCACGGCATCCAGACCAGCGGCAACGACATCCGCAACATCACCTGCGACGCGCTGGAGGGTATCGCCGAGGACAGCATCGTCGATACGCGGCCGTTCGCCGAGATCACGCGCCAGTGGAGCTCGCTGCACCCCGAGTTCTCCTACCTGCCGCGCAAGTTCAAGATCGCCTTCAACGGCGCCGAAGAAGACCGCGCCGCCATTGGCTGGTACGACATTGGCTTGCAAGCGCGCCGGGCCGAAGACGGCAGCGTGGGCTTCACCATGAAAGTGGGCGGCGGCATGGGCCGCACACCCATCATTGGCAGCGTGGTGCGCGAATTTCTGCCCTGGGACCAGTTGCTCAACTACATCGAAGCCGTGGTGCGCACCTACAACAGCTACGGCCGGCGCGACAACAAGTGGAAGGCGCGCATCAAAATTTTGGTCAAGAGCGAAGGCCAGAAGTTCATCGACGCGGTGGAGAAGGAATACCAGGACATCGTCAACCTCGACGGCGCGCCCCACACCATCACGCAGGCAGAGCTTGACCGGGTCACAAGCCATTTCGTGGTGCCCGAGCTGAAGGCCACCAACCTGCCCTCCAAGGTGAATACACAAGGCCAGTTGTACCAGCGCTGGTTGCAGCAAAACGTGCGCGGCCACAAGCTGCCCGGCCTCAAGACCGTCACCCTGTCGTTCAAGCGCCCCGGCTTTGCCACCGGCGATGCCGACGCCGACACCCTGGAAGCCCTGGCCCAACTGGCCGAGCAGTTCAGCGCTGGTGAGGCGCGCCTGACGCACGAGCAAAACCTGATGCTGCCCTGGGTGCATGAGGGCGACCTGCCGGCGCTGTACGAAGCGGCCCGCGCTCTGGGCTTGGCACAACCCAACATCGGCCTGCTGACCGACATGATCATCTGCCCCGGCGGAGACTTCTGCTCGCTGGCCAATGCGCGCTCTTTGCACATTGGCGCCGCCGTGACCGACCGTTATCAAGATTTGGACGAGCTGTTTGACCTCGGCCCCATCGACCTGCACATGAGCGGCTGCATCAACTCCTGCGGCCACCACCACAGCGGCCACATCGGCATCCTGGGCGTGGACAAGGACGGCAAGGAGTGGTACCAGATCACGCTGGGCGGGTCTGACGGCACCGATCTGTCTGGCCCCGCGATTGGCGGCAAGGTGGTCGGCCCCTCGTTCACCGCAGCCGAAGTGCCCGATGTGATCGAGGCGCTGCTCGCCACCTTCCGCGCGCTGCGCAAGCCCGGCGAGTTCTTTATCGACGCACTGCGCCGCCTGGGCCACGACC
- a CDS encoding sulfite exporter TauE/SafE family protein: MPEFAFVFAGFAVGLIVGLTGVGGGSLMTPVLIFFFGVKPHLAIGTDLLFAAFTKMGGTVGLARQRLVPWSVVGLLCAGSIPAALASLWLLQHLGPASEQVQHLMTTTLGAALLLTAAAMLYKVVVFSAQRQAAEQAARQGSGAAATQPRHWSLPVLLGAVIGTLVTFTSVGAGAIGVTVLLLVFPHLPLPRIIAADIAYAVPLTLVAGMGHASLGSVDWALLAQLLAGSLPGIWLGSRLVTRTPERLIRSALSLLLAWAGAKLVLI, from the coding sequence ATGCCTGAATTTGCATTCGTTTTCGCTGGTTTTGCCGTAGGCCTCATCGTGGGGTTGACGGGGGTGGGCGGCGGCTCGCTCATGACGCCGGTGCTGATCTTCTTTTTCGGCGTAAAACCCCACCTGGCCATCGGCACCGACCTGCTGTTTGCCGCCTTTACCAAGATGGGCGGCACGGTCGGTCTGGCCCGTCAGCGGCTGGTGCCCTGGAGCGTGGTGGGCCTGCTGTGCGCGGGCAGCATTCCGGCGGCGCTGGCGTCGCTGTGGCTGCTGCAGCACCTGGGCCCGGCCAGCGAGCAGGTGCAGCACCTCATGACCACAACCCTGGGCGCGGCCCTGCTGCTCACCGCCGCCGCCATGCTGTACAAGGTGGTGGTGTTTTCGGCCCAGCGCCAGGCCGCCGAACAGGCCGCACGCCAGGGCAGCGGCGCCGCCGCCACGCAGCCGCGCCATTGGAGCCTGCCGGTGCTGCTGGGCGCGGTCATCGGCACGCTGGTCACCTTTACCTCGGTGGGCGCAGGGGCCATTGGCGTCACCGTGCTGCTGCTCGTCTTTCCGCACCTGCCGCTGCCGCGCATCATTGCCGCCGACATTGCCTACGCCGTGCCGCTGACACTGGTGGCCGGCATGGGCCACGCATCGCTGGGTTCGGTCGACTGGGCCTTGCTGGCGCAGTTGCTGGCCGGTTCATTGCCGGGTATCTGGCTGGGCTCGCGCCTAGTCACCCGCACCCCAGAGCGGCTGATCCGCTCTGCCCTTTCGTTGCTGCTCGCCTGGGCGGGCGCCAAACTTGTTTTGATTTAA